A stretch of DNA from Esox lucius isolate fEsoLuc1 chromosome 18, fEsoLuc1.pri, whole genome shotgun sequence:
GAAAAGTAATTAAACAAAGAGTGTTGTATACAGCCAATGCATAACAGCACTAAGGACACCACTGACAACCGATGGCATGTCCGCCTCTTAATCACAGGGCCCCCTCACCTCGCAGCAAAGAGTCTAGCGCGGTGACGTCGATGTCTTTGGACGtcttctccctctgctccaCAGCTCTACACAGTCGCTGTGCTGCCTGAACGATCTTTGGCTTCCCATCATCCGGAGAGACCACGTTCAACACTGACTGGCACCACGACACTGGGGACCAACAGGCAGACTAGTGAGCCACACGATCCACCATTCACCACAATGACCGCCGGAATTATTTGCACCCTCGGTGAAGATGAGCAGAAACGGCTATTGTTGCTCATCACCTcgatcttacactcaaaatgaGAGAAATGGAACCTATGATTTTGGGAAAATAGCAAgaaatgttataataatttttCAGAAACAGGTCAATTATGGACATCACAAGGAAATCCTATGGAGCAAATCTAATAGAACTATCTTGCCATTGGGTTagggacatacagtacacagtacCCTAAACAATTATTGGACCACATAAAAAGTTGTTAATCTTGAATAAATTAggcaataaaaggcaaattaatacATCCCCAAAAATACCCATTTCAACCACTAGGGCAAGAATTAAGAAGCATAAAATAACTAGAGGTGTGATTAACCTGCCGGGAATAGGAAACAGGTGTATTTTGACTTCGCccacagtgaggaggatggttcTAGAAAAACATTCCATTCACACCAAGACAAACATCAACTgagtttgcaaaaaaaaatgccaATGGGTTGATGATCACATGGTAGACATGGACTGCTTTGTAGTTATCATTCATTGAAGTGGTGACACAGTCATGTAAAGTGAGCTTTATTGCTATAACAttactgtaaacaaaaacatttgacattgtTATTTCTATTGTATTGCCTAgccctaaaaaaaaacatttccaccaCTTCTGTAGAATTACTCACATACTGTAATTGGTCAtaggttttattttaaaaggaaaacaagATTTATGCAGTGAACAGAACACTTCTGCATTGTGCTACTTTACAGCTCcatatggtctgtgtgtgtgactgtgtgtcatATAACAGATTGACTTGTTCAGGGGAAAATGCTGCAGTTGCCAAGAGCAGACTGTGAGTGGGACTACACAACACATCTTAATCTGCCCATAAACCCTGGCTGTGGTCCACACACTTTTCAAGACAAGTGCCACAGATGACGTAATACTGGACCCAAGCATGCTGAAACAGGAATCCATCACCAAAAAACGTGTCATCTTTAATTTGAAGGCATTTTGATACAAATTAGTTTTTATGCAATTTTATCTAGCACAcccatttatatacattttatttccagaAGTACTGTTCCCATGTTCCTAACTCACAAAGACTACAACAAGAATGTGACCCACCAAATAGGTTGGATGATTCGGAGAGTGTACTGCCCAATAGAAGCTGAATGGTGAACAATGCTTTTGCGACAATTTTAAATCGTTTTCCAGAAATAGTTCTCTGGACACATATATTATAAGGGATGGTTCAACCTAAAATCAAGCTTAGGTGGAACTCCCCTTACCTGGGGTTGTGTCTGAGGGTCCATGGTGTCATTTTTCACAATAAGCCGTTCTTTAAAACTCTCACAGTTTGGAGTACGCAACATTAACTGTTCAAATTCAGCCTGCCAAAAGCAGCATTGCATGTAGAACCTTACAGGAACGCACTTCAAACGAAGACTTGTGGCATGGTACACCTTAAAGAATGTGACGATGTTGGCATCCATGtttataaaatacacattttcaacgCCCCTGATCCTATGTTTTTACCAGTCGGTTATGTTCACATATGGTATCAATCAACATCTATTTCTTGCACTAAGAGGAAGAAAGCATTTCCTTGtattgagacaaagataaaataAGGTCACGTTACACACAAATTCCATTTAGCTAGCCAGTTTGCAATCTAATGAGGCAATCAAATATACAGTAGAGCATTTCCTTACTATAATAACAAAGCAAATACTGCATCAGGACCCATCCAGTGTGTTTTTAACATATCAATATaggtttgaaatattttaacCTATATCATGCTTGCATTGCTACTTCATCATGGCACTTTGTCAATAATCCACAATTGACAAAACTCAGTTACCATTTTAGGGGTAtaacatattttataatttattatatctttttttattaaattatagcTTTACATTCCAAACAGACTGGAGTGTAGTTGCTGGTTTCCAACATAACCGATTCATCATTTTACACGGACAACTGAAGCGGCTTCTCTGTTCCGTTTGTTGTAGCTCGTCTAGTTTGGCTGGTGTAACCTGATTAGGGCATACTCCAGTGGTAGTGAATAGCAAGGACAGACCAGGACAGGTCCCATTGTTCCAGCTGTCTGAAGAGGGAACGTACGGATCAAGTGTGAAAAGGTGTACGAGCGCTGATTTAGAACAAGCTTGGCACAGTGTTTCTTTATCCGGGCCGTGGGGACCAAAGTGGGTTAGGTTTTTGCCCCTGCGGTACGGAGCGGATTTAAACGATCAACTCAATGTCAAGACTGGTTGTTTAAACAAggcatcatttaaaaaaaggttacCATGGCCACGATAAGAAAGACTGGATTCACAATGAAAAAGATGACATGAGCTGGGTGTGCCTGACCTTTAAACCAGGACTCCCGACATGAGACGTGATACATATGGCTTCTGGTGTTCAGTACTGTAGTTATTCACCTTGATGGCCTGGTTTGTCAGTGCCGTTATGCAGGAAGTCCACTGAGTGCTGCTTGGAGCCTTCTGGGCCAAGGAGTTCCTGCTGCTGCCTGACAATCTCCCCCATCAGTCTGGAGCTGTTCCTCCTGAACACACCTGGGAAACCAAACAGGATGTGAGCAAATCAAGAGGAAAATGTTCTCTACTTGGATGGGTGGGGGAGCATCAATCTATCTCTGGGTTTTAGGAACATTGGACACGACAGAACCCAACAGACAAGAAAATCAGGGAGATTTGCTACTTCTCGAATATGAGACCTCAACTGAACATGAAGGTATTACAAGGCTATCCATTAGGGATGAATAACACATCACATGCCagatttgaatgtgaaaaaccAATGACCAGCCGGTGAAAATATAGGAACCACACGGCACAGGGACCAGCTTCAACAACGGTTAAAAGGGAACAGCAGTCACATGGTGTGAAATCCCCATCCACAGGTCAATCAGCAGACAATTATTGTTTCAGAACACAGGTCTAGAGCGACAAGCGATTCCGTCCAACGGAAACAGATAACCAGAACATTACCGTCGCCAAACAACCTGCTGCATACCTCAATGTCATTTTGATTGTAACTGATGTCTGACAGAGAGTGAAGTGACTGTTCTAGAACAATTTGTTTTAGAAGGAGCTTGGCCATTGGAACAGAGTGATCACATCTGTTTTATGAAGTAATTCATCCCCTTTCCTTTAAActcaagttttttttattaatttgttttaattttgtttcatttatatcTTTATATCATACATTTTATCAAAGCATTATTTATTAACTGTTTTTATTCTGACTTACTTGTTAAGCaccttgaaatgcattttgtaaaaaacatgatagatatatatatatatatatatatatatatatatatataaagtttgattgattgatgtttcCCTTTCAACAGTACTTTCAAACAAATAACCTATTACCCAAAAAACATCAGCCTGAGCTGCTTTTTGCATTGCTGGCAAATTATTTTAgtttaacaataaaaacactgaaTGATTACAGCTGATGGTGCTGAATGTGTActttttcaaatgcattgtggGATGTATTTTCCTAAGTTACGAAAAATCATACACGTTTTGGCTACCTGAACTCACGCTACCAAAACGTGTGTGGTCAGCTACAGTCTTCACAGTTCGCAAACCAAGCCTAAAACTGAACCAACGGCACATTATTCCAAAAACTGCAGCTCATTGTTgggaaatgtatgcattttcgCAACCTCACCAATTAGTCTGTACAAAGTTGTGTACAGTTTCAACATCGGTTTCTCGCTTTCACCCCTTCAGCACTTGACTATTTAACATCTCAGCAAGTGCAGCCTAACCCTTGACACTTCACCTATACCAGGGTTTCTCAAACTGCCCCTCAAGAGCCCAAGACATTTCACCTCTTTGTTTTAACCCTAAACTAACACAGCTCATTCAGTCAGCAAACTAATCAATTGATAAATTCAATCAGGTGTGCTATTTCAGGgttgacaaaaataatattttcaggaGACTGGTctacagatcagccataacattatgaccattatAAGattgtgaagtgaataacaccgaTAATCTCGTTGTCATGGTACCGgttagtgggtgggatatattaggcagcaagtgaacattctgtcctaaaAGTTGGTGTGATAGAAGcaggaaaatgggcaagcataaggatctgagcaactttgacatgggccaaattgtgatggctagacgactggatCACAGGATTTCCAAAACTGTAGTCAtttggggtgttcccggtctgcagtggtcagtacctatcaaaagtggtccaatgaAGGAAAAGCTGTGAACTTGCAACAGGGtcgcacgtggggagcgaaggctggcccaagtggtccgatccaacagacgagctactgtagctcaaattgctgaaaaagttaatgctggtactgatagaaaaggtgtcagaacacacagcgcATCGCACTTTgatgcatatggggctgcgtagccacagaccagtcagggtgcccatgctgacccctgtctacttctgaaagtgcctacaatgggcacgtgagcatcagaactggaccacggagcaatggaaggtggcctggtctgattattcacgtttccttttacatcacgtggttGGCCGgctgcgtgtgcgtcgcttacctggagaacacatggcacgaGGATACACTATAgcaaggaggcaagccggcagaggcagtgtacttttttgggcaatgttctgctgggaaaccctaggtcctgtcattcatggggatgttactttgacacgtaccacctacctaagcattgttaaagaccatatgcaccctttcatggcaacagtgttccctgatggcattggcctctttcagcaggataattcgccctgccacaaagcaaaaatggttcaggaatggttttaggAATACAACagcgagttcaaggtgttgacttggcctcaaaactccccagatctcaatccaaacgagcatctgtgggatgtgcttgacaaacaggtccgatccatggaggcctcaccccaccatacaggacttaaaggatctgctgctaatgtcttggtgccagataccacagcacaccatcAGAGGaatagtggagtccatgcctcgatgggtcagggctgttttggctgcaaaagggggacccacacgatattaggcaggtggtcataatgttatggctgattggtgaaTATTCCTTGTATTTGGTGTCAATCACAGGCACTGAGGATGCTTAATATTGACTCAGTAACAATATCTTTGTGAAAACAATTCTTTGAACTAAggttaaaatgtgttaaaaacattttaagattaaTCTCTACATTAATTGGATAGTAGTTTTTAAGTACTGTATTTTCAGTATTAGTAATTTGTGCACTACAAATCTGCACAGACAAAACATCCTTACAGTGTAGACTGTTTTTACTTAAAATTGTAtccaaatatattaatttgcaCAATACAATCAATAAATAACATAatagaaataaattgtttagatcaTTCAGCACAGCTGTTGAGAAATAGGATGTTACCAGAATTTCAGGTGAAACTGAATGATTATTTCGGTTTATCACATGGGTTTCCTCACAGAAGTATGACTTTCACCTCAAGTTTGCcttttaagtatttaaaatgaaattataaAGGAATCCAATATATTTATAGTTTTTTGGAGgtgaatgtttttttgggtGAAACGTAACAAGGAGTGGATTGGTAAACTTATCAAATATTACAGGCTTGCGCAACTTTCTTCAAATTCAGTCTCTCCATGATGTCAAATCATTGAACATATTCCAAAATAATCACTAAATATTTGTGAACAAGAATTGCCCTCACAAacgtattttaaatatttaaaatatgtcgGCATAAAATGTCTTGCATAAGCTTATGACAGCATAAGCTTTTTGGCAGTTTATTGGGATTGAAGATATTTTACTAACAATGATCAAAACTATTTTCTTCAAAAGGATGCACGGAATTACTTTGTGATATTTAGAGGCCCGAAGCTCTAAAGAGAGTTAGGTATACAGAAACtatgtacataaaatgtattgaaaatgtttctttcGGACATCAAAATGTCACGTCATTGACCATGATAATATTGCGAGGCCATGTTTAATAGCTATAGGCCATATTGCAACACATCATAGTCATCATAGTTCACAAACCTAGTGTCAAAAACAGAACTAAATGCAGTTACCACCAGTATTGTTatatttacattaacatttccTTAAATAACTCGGGCTTGTATAGGTCGTGTGAGAATTGAATACTTTCCTGAACTAATGTTCAGTGGACATTGTGAAATTAGAACGTTAGGGTACTGTAAACTACTACGAATGAATCAAGACTTCCTAGTGACAATTTTATAACCAATAACACAATGGCCAAATAAAATGATCAGATGATATCTTACCTTGATTATCGTACACACTGACATAAGATATCCCGACTGCCATGCACCACACAACAAGGTTGGCAATGTCAGTGTACCTCGGCTCCTCTTCGGCTATCAACAAGCCGATATGGAGAGGTAGCTTCTCTAGGGATTTGCCATCCGCCCCCCAGCGATACGGACGACAAACGCGTTTTCCCGTACCTGGAACGAACTTTTTCTGGTTGGGAAACGAGACAGCTATCGGCATGAGAAGCGCTGCTAACGCTCGTGGCCATAACCGCGAATTCCAATTCCGAATGCGGATTCGGAACCAAGTAATAAGCGTTCTATGAACGTGAAGAAGGACGTGGAGAACCCGCCAGACAAACTCATAGACGAGCGCCATTTTGAAGCCCTCCCTGATTAAATCTCGAAATTGAGGTATCAGAAATGTATAGTGTTCTGCATTGCCGGTCTAGCTTTGATAAATATACACTAATCTACTTCCGTTATCCATTTAGCTTACTGCCAACACTTCAGTTTACCGGCTGCCATCTTCATTCAACCTTTACACTCTGAACTGAATCAGGAGTATACACGTAGCTCGTGGATTGGCCAATTCACCAAACGTGAATCCCGCGAGATATAAGGTAacgcatttcttttttttggtaaCTATTTTTTCCCTCTTAGAGTTGGATACCCTAACGAAGGCATATGCCAAACCACATCACCCTACAACATATAATACCTAACATCAATAACATTAATTATATTCTCTTTGCAAAGGTTTCACAAATTATGCCACAAGGAACAGcgaaaataaatcaaatcaacTTGGAACTGTGAAAGAACGAAGTACAATCATGACGTCAATGATCTTCAGGTCGGCAAGTTGGAGGTTGGGATGCGTTTGGTTGTTGTTTCCAAGTAGAATTACCTTTCAAAACGAGTTCTCAGTAAAAGTTCGTTATTTCCAGTTGTGTTGAAAACACTGACATTATATGTTGGAGTTTTCCGAGTTCCCAGTTTTAAACGTTGTTCATGTCGTTAACTGGAGGATTAGTTTATTACGATCTAAACCAAGGCCGTAGCCATGGAGACAACATGGGGGGGAGGAAACCAAATCAGCCAGGGGTCTGGGGGTTCACTCAagtaaaacattcagaaatgttaaaatattaacCAGTTGATATTCACACAATCTGATATCAccgtgttggtgttgttcctacaacatcagaattaatgttgctccaggaccatcattgcaactgacctgtagttagttggttaaCCAAAGACTGAATATTCCCCTGCTCCCCACcttttgacctaaccctaacctcagagacacctgtgcctaaacctaatctCAGTGGGGCCTGTGCGTAAGCCCaacctcagttgtgccaacattaagTATGATGTTGTGGGAATAACATCAATTTGGCAATATCAGATCgttcatcaatatttgctccttttctcagtCACCTCCAAGTCACCTGCTCTCCCTaccctgttggcatcctcatgctctcgctctccctctctttactctgaacacaccagagtgaacatgaaataaatattatcagtaaacaagttGTGTTTCTTGCCATGGTGTTCAGGAATagattactaaccatttctgatctgaatggcaatgattattatatcaataaacTTTGAATCACCTCTTATGCTACTGTATACTTCTATTATCTGACTGGTACTGATTTTCTCAGTGCTCTCCGcttgcttttcttttcagaagctgcccaaaaaactgatgaatgtcaCTGGCACCCTTCCTTGTGCTCATGATGATACTCATTGTGAATTAAAGttgactaataaaactgctttCACTTTAATCGAAACAAATACTAATAACGCTTTTTATCAGAGTTAGCAAATAcaactatacagtatactatacgaatatgcaatcaatgaaaacaactaCTGTCTGCATGAACTACACATGAGGCACAACATAAATTACTGACACCACTCAGACTACACATGGGCATTCTGACAAATTTCCTAATGATTATTTTGGACGGCGGTGCAtggtgcatttttattttatttgtaatttatagATCAATTTATTGGGGGGGACCTTTTAGATTATTGGGGGGGATTTGTCCCCCtcaatacatatttaaattacGGCCTTGATCTAAACCCATGAGTATTCCAATTTTAGATGACTTACTATTCATTATAGCCTAttatgtcatgtcatcttcttccgcttatccggggccgggtcgcgggggcagcagtctaagcagggatgcccagacttccctctccccagacacttcctctagctcttccggggggacaccgaggcgttcccaggccagccgggagacatagtccctccagcgagtcctaggtcttccccggggtctcctcccggtgggacgggaccggaacaccttcccaggaaggcgttccggaggcatccgaaaaagatgcccaagccacctcagctgacccctctcgatgtggaggagcagcggctctactctgagctcctcccgggtgaccgagcttctcaccctatctctaagggatcgcccggccaccctgcggagaaagctcatttcggccgcctgtatccgggatcttgtcctttcggtaatgacccaaagctcatgaccataggtgagagtaggaacgtagattgactggtaaatcgagagcttcgccttgcggctcagctctttcttcaccacgacagaccgatacatcgactgcattactgcagaagctgcaccgatccgtctgtcaatctcccgttccatccttccctcactcgtgaacaagacccctagatacttaaactcctccacttgaggcaggcactctccaccaacctgaagcgggcaagccacccttttccgacagaggaccatggcctctgatttggaggtactgattctcatccccaccgcttcacactcggctgcaaaccgtcccagcgcatgctgaaggtcctggttagaaggggccaacacgacaacatcatctgcaaaaagcagagacgaaattgtgtggtccccaaacctgacaccctccgg
This window harbors:
- the nus1 gene encoding dehydrodolichyl diphosphate synthase complex subunit nus1, whose amino-acid sequence is MALVYEFVWRVLHVLLHVHRTLITWFRIRIRNWNSRLWPRALAALLMPIAVSFPNQKKFVPGTGKRVCRPYRWGADGKSLEKLPLHIGLLIAEEEPRYTDIANLVVWCMAVGISYVSVYDNQGVFRRNSSRLMGEIVRQQQELLGPEGSKQHSVDFLHNGTDKPGHQVSWCQSVLNVVSPDDGKPKIVQAAQRLCRAVEQREKTSKDIDVTALDSLLRESESPPDPELVLKFGPLESTLGFLPWHIRLTEFISLPSHVDVCYEDLFNALQRYASCEQRLGK